The DNA sequence GCCTGCCCGGCCAGGGTCGCCGCCAGCCGGTCCCAGACCTCGTCGGGAAACGGCCGCAGCCCGATCGACACCCGGTACGGCGTCGGGCGGGAGCCCTGCACGGTGGCGTCGACCGAGCCGGGGGTCACGTCGAGGCTGACCACCTGCCCCTTGCGGGCGTACGACCGGCCCCGGGTGAGCCGGGTGCCGAGCGCGAACGACTCCAGCACGGCGAGGAACCGGCGGGCCCACCACGACTCGCCGATGGCGCCCCGCGTGCTGCGCGCCCTCAGCCCACCCTCGACGGGGCGCGGCGGGCGGTAGTCGGCGAAGCTGTCGCTCACTCGACCACCGCGCCCGCGTCGAGGGTGAACAGTGCCCGCAGATCCGCTGTGGACAGTTCGGTGACCCACTGCTCGCCGGTGCCGACGATCTTCGCGGCCAGACCCCGCTTGTCGCCGATCATCGCCGCGATCTTCTCCTCCACCGTGCCGGCGCAGACGAACTTGCGTACCTGCACCGACCGGCGCTGGCCGATCCGGAACGCCCGGTCGGTGGCCTGGTCCTCGACGGCCGGGTTCCACCACCGGTCGACGTGTACGACGTGGTTGGCGGCGGTCAGCGTCAGGCCGGTACCGCCGGCCTTGAGCGACAGCACGAACAGCGCCGGCCCGCCGGGGCGCTGGAACCGGGCCACCATCGCGTCGCGCTCGGCCTTGGCCACGCCGCCGTGCAGGAAGAGCACCTCCCGACCGGTACGCGCCGACAGGTGCGCCCGCAGCATCGCGCCGAACTCGGCGTACTGGGTGAACAGCAGGGCCTTCTCCCCCGCCGCCGCGACCTCGTCGAGGATCTCCTCCAGCCGGGCCAGCTTGCCGGAGCGGGCCGGCAGCGCCGAGCCGTCGCGCAGCAGCAGCGCCGGGTGGTTGCAGACCTGCTTGAGCCGGGTCATGGTGGCCAGCACCAGCCCGCGCCGCTCGATGCCCTCGCTCCGCTCGATCCGGGCCAGCATGTCGTCGACGATCGCCTGGTAGAGCGACGCCTGTTCGCCGGTGAGGTTGCACAGCACGTCCATCTCCAGCTTCTCCGGCAGGTCGGTGATGATCGACCGGTCGGTCTTGAGCCGGCGCAGCACGAACGGGCCGGTGATCCGGCGCAGTCGCTGCGCGGCCGGCTCGTCGCCGTGCCGCTCGATCGGCACCGCATAGCGCCGCCGGAACGTCGCCGCCGGCCCGAGCAGCCCCGGATTCGCGAACTCCATGATCGACCACAGGTCGGCGAGCCGGTTCTCGACCGGCGTACCGGTGATCGCGATCCGGTGCCGGGCCGGCAGCGAGCGGACCGCGGCGGCCTGCCGGGTCGCCGCGTTCTTGATCGCCTGGGCCTCGTCGACGACGAGCCGGTGCCAGCCCGTCTCGGCCAGTGCGGCGGCGTCGCGGGCCGCCACCGAATACGTGGTGACGACCAGGTTCGCGGTGGCCACCGCCGCGGCGAACTCCGGCCCGCGTGCCCGGGCGGCGCCGTGGTGCACGTGCACCCGCAGGTCGGGGGCGAACTTCGCGGCCTCCCGCTCCCAGTTGCCGACCAGCGACATCGGGCACACCAGCAGTGTCGGCCCGGCGTCCGGGCCGTCGCCGGCCAGCAGGGCGAGCAGCTGCACGGTCTTGCCCAGCCCCATGTCGTCGGCGAGGATCCCGCCGAGCCCGAGCGACTGCAGGAACGCGAGCCAGGCCAACCCCCGCTTCTGGTACGGCCGCAGCGTCCCCCGGAAGGTCGGCGGCTCGTCGACCGGGGCCAGGTGCCGTTCGGCCCGTCCGGCGAGCAGGTCGCCGAGCGGCCCGTCGGCGCTCACCCCCAGCACCGGCAACGACTCCGGCTCGTCATCCTGTGTGGACAGTCCGAGCTGGAGCAGGTCGGCGACGGTCATCTCGCCACCGCCACGCAGCAGCTTCAGGCCGGCGGCCAGCCGCTTGGCGTCCAGTTCGACCCACTGGCCGCGCAGGCGTACCAGCGGGGTCTTCAGCCGGGCCAGTTCGCGCAGTTCGGCGGCGGACAGCGGCTCGTCGCCGAGGGACAGCTCCCACTGGTAGTCCACGATGGACTCCAGTCCGACGGCGCTGGCGGTGGCCACGGTGCCCGGCGCCGTCCGGCTCCTGGCCTGCAGCCTGGCCCCGAGCCGGGCAGCGGGTCTGCGCCACCACGACGGCAGCAGCACCCCGAACCCGGCGGCGTGCAGCACCGGGGCACCGTCACGCAGGAACCGGTGCGCACCCTCGACGTCGAGCGGCAGGGCGTCCGGCCGGGCCGTACGCAGCGCGGCGTCGAGATGCGGCCACAGCCGGCTGGCCCGGCCCAGCTCGGCGAGCAGCGTCTCCTGCGGCGAGTCGAGGTCGCGGGCCAGCGCGGGCAACCTGTCCGGTGCCGCCCAGACCTGCTCGGCGTCGACGACCAGGCTCGGTTCGTCGGCGGCCTGCAGTGCGAACTCGACCCGCCAGCCGGTGGCCGGACCGCCGTCCGGCGCCTGATCGGGGGCTCCGGGGAGCCACGGCGCGTCGTCCTCGACGGGGGGCTCGACCAGCCGGAAGCAGGCACGGACCGGGCTGCCGGCGGCGTCGCGCTGCCAACTCGCCAGCTCGGCGGCCAACTGCTCGCGGGCGGCCGCCCCGGCCGGGAAGGTCCGCTGCCGCCCGGTGAGCGCACCGAGCCAGGACCGGGTCGCGGCGACCGCCCCGCTCGCCCGCCGCCCGCCGGTCACCAGGGACACCCCGTCGAGCGCCGTACGGGCGGCGGCGTCGGTGAGCGTGTCGAGGGCGTCGGCGACGAGTCGGGGCGTACCCGGGACCGGGCCGGCGGTGGCGGCGCCACCCGGCCCCGGCGCGGGCGGATCCGCGACCGCCGCGCGGACCGCCGGCGGCAGGGCCATGGCCAGCGCCCGCGCCCACGCGGCGTCGGCACCGGTCAGCAGCGGGCGCCACACCGCCCGGTCGCCGTCGACGCCGGGCAGGAGCCGGCCGCGGGCCACCAGGTCGACCGCGAAGTCGGCGAGCGTCGCCAGGTGCCGCAGCCCGGCCCCGACGACCTGGCCGGTGTGGTCGAGCCCGGGCAGCAGTTCGAGCGCGTGGTCGGCGTCGAACGACAGGATCGGTACCCGCCAGCCGGTGAGGGTGACCTGTCCCCGGGCCGGCCGATCGGCGTCGACCCGGACCAGTTCCGGTGAGTCGAGCGGGCGACCGCCACGGGTCGGCAGCATCAGCAGTGCCGTGTCGGTGGTCGCCTTGCCGGCGTCGAGCGCGTCGACCAGGGCCGCGTGGCCGGCCGCGAACGGGTGC is a window from the Polymorphospora rubra genome containing:
- a CDS encoding DEAD/DEAH box helicase, yielding MLVVHGLWLAGGRLALWGEDSTLPDRPPRRAGRPPRERPHPFAAGHAALVDALDAGKATTDTALLMLPTRGGRPLDSPELVRVDADRPARGQVTLTGWRVPILSFDADHALELLPGLDHTGQVVGAGLRHLATLADFAVDLVARGRLLPGVDGDRAVWRPLLTGADAAWARALAMALPPAVRAAVADPPAPGPGGAATAGPVPGTPRLVADALDTLTDAAARTALDGVSLVTGGRRASGAVAATRSWLGALTGRQRTFPAGAAAREQLAAELASWQRDAAGSPVRACFRLVEPPVEDDAPWLPGAPDQAPDGGPATGWRVEFALQAADEPSLVVDAEQVWAAPDRLPALARDLDSPQETLLAELGRASRLWPHLDAALRTARPDALPLDVEGAHRFLRDGAPVLHAAGFGVLLPSWWRRPAARLGARLQARSRTAPGTVATASAVGLESIVDYQWELSLGDEPLSAAELRELARLKTPLVRLRGQWVELDAKRLAAGLKLLRGGGEMTVADLLQLGLSTQDDEPESLPVLGVSADGPLGDLLAGRAERHLAPVDEPPTFRGTLRPYQKRGLAWLAFLQSLGLGGILADDMGLGKTVQLLALLAGDGPDAGPTLLVCPMSLVGNWEREAAKFAPDLRVHVHHGAARARGPEFAAAVATANLVVTTYSVAARDAAALAETGWHRLVVDEAQAIKNAATRQAAAVRSLPARHRIAITGTPVENRLADLWSIMEFANPGLLGPAATFRRRYAVPIERHGDEPAAQRLRRITGPFVLRRLKTDRSIITDLPEKLEMDVLCNLTGEQASLYQAIVDDMLARIERSEGIERRGLVLATMTRLKQVCNHPALLLRDGSALPARSGKLARLEEILDEVAAAGEKALLFTQYAEFGAMLRAHLSARTGREVLFLHGGVAKAERDAMVARFQRPGGPALFVLSLKAGGTGLTLTAANHVVHVDRWWNPAVEDQATDRAFRIGQRRSVQVRKFVCAGTVEEKIAAMIGDKRGLAAKIVGTGEQWVTELSTADLRALFTLDAGAVVE